A single genomic interval of Ovis aries strain OAR_USU_Benz2616 breed Rambouillet chromosome 9, ARS-UI_Ramb_v3.0, whole genome shotgun sequence harbors:
- the LOC114116486 gene encoding sterile alpha motif domain-containing protein 1-like: MEEAGHRECGAEEAGGPTGPARTPESWGRRPSWSAAGCPAAALSARCRGARRPPTPLLRAGGPRVKRGGSPRRGAAPGPGMLSQDSDFLSKCLDFLEPAPSAAERDRPSRARRCGLLPSAHGRPPLPAPRSAPAPRRRRRHRGRALCARAAPGPRLPPRRLLPPPPPPPPAFCCDSRDRPAEESRGAGVCAAAREPLPNPRWNNAQRPARSR, translated from the coding sequence ATGGAGGAGGCAGGCCACCGCGAGTGTGGGGCCGAAGAGGCAGGAGGCCCGACCGGCCCAGCTCGCACGCCGGAGTCGTGGGGTCGGAGACCCAGCTGGTCGGCTGCCGGGTGTCCAGCCGCCGCGCTCTCCGCGCGATGTCGGGGAGCCCGCCGGCCCCCCACTCCCCTCCTGCGTGCCGGCGGGCCAAGGGTTAAGCGAGGCGGGAGCCCCCGGCGCGGGGCGGCCCCGGGACCGGGAATGCTTAGTCAGGATTCCGATTTCCTGTCGAAGTGTTTGGATTTCCTGGAGCCCGCGCCCTCCGCCGCCGAGCGGGATCGTCCGAGCCGCGCGCGTCGCTGCGGCCTCCTCCCCTCGGCACATGGTCGCCCGCCCCTTCCTGCGCCGCGCTCGGCTCCCGCGCCTCGCCGCCGTCGCCGCCACCGCGGGCGGGCTCTCTGCGCTCGGGCAGCCCCCGGCCCGCGCCTCCCGCCCCGCCGGctgctcccgccgccgccgccgccgcctcctgcTTTCTGCTGCGACAGCCGCGATCGGCCGGCCGAAGAGAGCCGGGGCGCAGGCGTCTGCGCCGCCGCCAGGGAGCCGCTGCCGAACCCGCGATGGAATAATGCCCAGCGGCCCGCCCGGTCCCGGTGA